CCGCCGCCGATAGCGTCCCCGCCATCGTTGCCGCCTCGGCTCACGTCGAAATCACCGGACCGAACGGCACCCGCACGGCCGCTGTCGAGGATATCCCCACAGCCCCCGGAAAGACCTCCCTCGCACCCGGCGAATTGGTCACGGCGCTGTTGCTTCCGCCCCGCGCTCCGCACTCCGGCTCGGCCTACTTGCGCTTTATTCCGCGCACCGAAATGGACATCGCAGTCGTCGGCTGTGGTGTTGTAATACAGCTGGATGAGGGCGGCACCATCACCGACGCCCGCGTCTCGCTCGGCGCGGTTGGCCCCAAGGTCATGCTGGTCCCCGACGCTGCTAAGGCGCTGATCGGCACATCGGGCGACGACGCGGCCCTCGCCGCTCTCGCCACCGCCTGCACTGCCGCCGCCACGCCCATTGACGACAAGCGCGGCACTGTCGAATTCCGCAAACACGTCTCCGGCGTGCTCGGCCAGCGCGCCGCAAAAATCGCCATGTCCCGCGCCAAAGGAGAAGCCTGATGTCCCGCATTCATGTTACCACGACCCTAAATGGCGAAGAGACCGATTACCTTTGCAACGCTGAAGATACGCTGCTCGATGTGCTGCGCGATGACCTTGAGCTGACCGGCTCGAAAGAGGGCTGCGCCTCGGGCGATTGCGGGGCTTGTTCCGTGGTTGTCGATGGCCGCCTCGTCTGCTCCTGCCTCATGCTTGGGGCCGAAGCCGAAGACCGCAAGATCGAAACGATCGAGGGCATGGCTGATGGCGAAACCCTTCATCCACTGCAACAAAAATTCATCGAAAAGGCCGCGCTTCAATGCGGCATCTGCACCCCCGGCATCCTTGTCGCTGCCAAGAACCTCTTGGAACGCAACGACAATCCGACCGAGGAAGAAGTGCGCTACTGGCTCGCGGGCAATCTCTGCCGCTGCACAGGTTATGACAAGATCATCCGCGCGGTCATGGAAACCGCTGCCGATTTGAGGGGGGCTGCATAATGGCCAAAGACGAGTTCCAAACCCGCGATTTCAAAGTCGTCGGCACCCGCCCGAACCGCCCCGACGGCATTGACAAAGTCACCGGGCGCGCCCGTTACGGTGCCGACATGAGCGCGCCTGGCATGCTCTGGGGCGCCGTGCTGCGCAGCCCGCACGCCCATGCGAAAATCATTAACATCGACACCTCGGCAGCCGAAGCGATGCAAGGTGTCAAAGCCGTCGTCACCCGCGCCGATTTCACCCATCAGCCCGATGACCAAGACACCGCCGACATCCTCGATAACTGTATGGCGGGCGAAAAGACGCTCTATGACGGTCACGCTGTCGCCGCCGTTGCCGCCAGCTCAAAGTCTATCGCACGTGCCGCCCTCGCCGCGATCAAAGTTGACTACGAAGTCCTCCCCCATGTCACTGACGTGGACGAGGCGATCAAGCCCGAGGCCCCGGTTTTGCACCGTGGACGGCAACAAGAAAACGTGCCTGAAGGCCTCTCCGAAAACGCCCTCTCTCACAGCGCCTATGGCCATGGTGACCCTGAACAGGGCTTTTCCGACGCCGACCTTGTGATCGAGCGGACGTTCCGTACCGCCGCCACGCACCAAGGTTACATCGAACCTCACGCCTGTCTCGCCACGCTCGGTGCCGATGGTCAGGGGGACCTCTGGGTCTGCACCCAAGGGCACTTTATGGTGCGCAACACCTGCGCCGCCATTCTGGGGCTTGAGGCCGGCAAATTGCGCGTCACCGCCTCTGAGATCGGAGGCGGATTTGGCGGCAAAACCACTGTGTTTCTGGAACCCACCGCGCTGGCGCTTTCACGCAAGGCGGGCCGCCCGGTCAAGCTGACGATGACTCGTGACGAGTGCTTCCGCGCCTCCGGTCCGACCTCGTCCAGTTCGATCGACATCAAGATCGGCATAACTTCCGATGGCCGCATCACCGCCGCGACCGGCGATTACCGTTACCAGAACGGTGCTTATCTTGGCATGAACGCCATGCTCGGCGCGATGACCGGCTTTGCACCCTATGCGCTCGATCATGTCCGCACCACGGGCCTCGAAGTGGTCACCAACCGGCCCAAAGCCGCCGCCTATCGCGCGCCCGGCGCGCCTATGGCGGCCTTCGCAGTCGAGTCGGTGATCGACGAGCTGTGCGACAAACTCAACCTCGACCCAATCGAAACCCGCCTCAAGAATGCGGCCCGCGAAGGCACCCGTGCGTCCTATGGCCCGACCTATCCCGCCATTGGGCTTGAGGCGACGCTCAAGGCTGCGCAAGCGCACCCGCACTGGTCCGCGCCCTTGGGCGAAAATCAGGGCCGCGGCGTGGCCTGTGGCTTCTGGTTCAACTTTGGCGGCGACACCTGCGTTTCGCTGATGATCAACCCTGACGGCACAGTCTCACTCTCCGAAGGCAACCCCGACATCGGTGGCTCGCGTGCCTCCATGTCGATGATGGCGGCCGAGGAGCTTGGCATCCCCCTCGAACAGGTCCGCTGCGTCATCTCCGACACCGCAACTCTGGGGCAAAACGATGTAACCGATGGCTCCCGCGTGACATTTGCTGTCGGCCTTGCCACCATCAAAGCCGCGCGCCATGCCGTTGAAATCATGAAACAACGCGCCGCTCAGAATTGGGGGATCGAGCCTGAGGCCGTCGAATGGGTCGATGGCGCAGCCCAGCCCGCTGGACCGAACGCAGGCAAATTCCCACCGATGACGCTGGCCGAAATCGCCGCCATTGCCTCGCAAACCGGCGGTCCGATTTCCGGCCATTTCGAGGTCAACGCCGAAGGCGCTGGCGTCAGCTTCGCCACCCATATGGTCGACACCGAAGTCGACCCTGAGACCGGGGCGGTTAAAATCCTGCGTTACACCGTGTTTCAGGACGCCGGCAAAGCCGTCCACCCCGACTATGTCGAAGGCCAGTTTCAGGGCGGCGCAGTTCAGGGTATCGGCTGGGCCCTGAACGAGGAATATATCTATGGCGCGGATGGTCGTTTGCAAAATCCGGGCTTCCTCGACTACCGCATTCCTGTGGCCTCCGACCTGCCAATGATCGAGCCTGTCATTCTCGAAATTCCCAATCCCGGCCACCCCTACGGCGTGCGCGGCGTGGGTGAAACCTCGATCGTTCCGCCCCTTGCGGCCATCGCCAATTCGGTCTCGCGTGGCGCGGGCGTAAGGCTCACCTCGCTGCCACTGTCACCGCCCAAGGTGCTGGCGGCAATCAAGGACCACTAACATGGTCGCGGTCCGCCTCTGGGGGGCCCTCGCCGAACTGGCGGGGGAAGGCCCCGACGTCGAAATCGAGGCCAGCACCCTGCGCGAACTGCTCATCGGGCTTGAGGCCAAATACCCCGCCCTCAAACCCCAGCTCGACCGCGGGGTTTCTGTCTCCATTGACGGCAAAATCTACAACGATACCTGGTCCACGCCGATCACCCCGCAAAGTGAGGTCGTCCTTCTTGGCCGCCTTGTTGGCGGATAGCGCACTCCGGCTCTTTATCTTGCCGTAAATTTCCCGGGGTCCGGTGCAGCGCCATGGTGATC
This genomic window from Rhodobacteraceae bacterium D3-12 contains:
- a CDS encoding xanthine dehydrogenase family protein subunit M; protein product: MKFQAPESIEEAVAILTAEPEAKLLAGGTDLLVRLRAGHIAPPAIIDLKRIDDMMTITRLDDGGWRIGAAVPSAEMFEHAALKADWPGVVEAADLIGSTQVQGRATIVGNLCNAGPAADSVPAIVAASAHVEITGPNGTRTAAVEDIPTAPGKTSLAPGELVTALLLPPRAPHSGSAYLRFIPRTEMDIAVVGCGVVIQLDEGGTITDARVSLGAVGPKVMLVPDAAKALIGTSGDDAALAALATACTAAATPIDDKRGTVEFRKHVSGVLGQRAAKIAMSRAKGEA
- a CDS encoding (2Fe-2S)-binding protein — protein: MSRIHVTTTLNGEETDYLCNAEDTLLDVLRDDLELTGSKEGCASGDCGACSVVVDGRLVCSCLMLGAEAEDRKIETIEGMADGETLHPLQQKFIEKAALQCGICTPGILVAAKNLLERNDNPTEEEVRYWLAGNLCRCTGYDKIIRAVMETAADLRGAA
- a CDS encoding xanthine dehydrogenase family protein molybdopterin-binding subunit: MAKDEFQTRDFKVVGTRPNRPDGIDKVTGRARYGADMSAPGMLWGAVLRSPHAHAKIINIDTSAAEAMQGVKAVVTRADFTHQPDDQDTADILDNCMAGEKTLYDGHAVAAVAASSKSIARAALAAIKVDYEVLPHVTDVDEAIKPEAPVLHRGRQQENVPEGLSENALSHSAYGHGDPEQGFSDADLVIERTFRTAATHQGYIEPHACLATLGADGQGDLWVCTQGHFMVRNTCAAILGLEAGKLRVTASEIGGGFGGKTTVFLEPTALALSRKAGRPVKLTMTRDECFRASGPTSSSSIDIKIGITSDGRITAATGDYRYQNGAYLGMNAMLGAMTGFAPYALDHVRTTGLEVVTNRPKAAAYRAPGAPMAAFAVESVIDELCDKLNLDPIETRLKNAAREGTRASYGPTYPAIGLEATLKAAQAHPHWSAPLGENQGRGVACGFWFNFGGDTCVSLMINPDGTVSLSEGNPDIGGSRASMSMMAAEELGIPLEQVRCVISDTATLGQNDVTDGSRVTFAVGLATIKAARHAVEIMKQRAAQNWGIEPEAVEWVDGAAQPAGPNAGKFPPMTLAEIAAIASQTGGPISGHFEVNAEGAGVSFATHMVDTEVDPETGAVKILRYTVFQDAGKAVHPDYVEGQFQGGAVQGIGWALNEEYIYGADGRLQNPGFLDYRIPVASDLPMIEPVILEIPNPGHPYGVRGVGETSIVPPLAAIANSVSRGAGVRLTSLPLSPPKVLAAIKDH
- a CDS encoding MoaD/ThiS family protein is translated as MVAVRLWGALAELAGEGPDVEIEASTLRELLIGLEAKYPALKPQLDRGVSVSIDGKIYNDTWSTPITPQSEVVLLGRLVGG